The Thiothrix subterranea genome has a segment encoding these proteins:
- a CDS encoding form I ribulose bisphosphate carboxylase large subunit gives MAKNYSAGVKEYRETYWMPDYTPKDTDILACFKITPQAGVPREEVAAAVAAESSTGTWTTVWTDLLTDLDYYKGRAYAIEDVPGDDTCFYAFVAYPIDLFEEGSVVNVLTSLVGNVFGFKALRALRLEDIRFPIAYVMTCNGPPQGIQVERDIMNKYGRPLLGCTIKPKLGLSAKNYGRACYEGLRGGLDFTKDDENVNSQPFMRWRHRFDFVMEAIHKAEAETGERKGHYLNVTAPTSDEMMRRAEYAKEIGAPIIMHDYLTGGLSANTQLAQWCQNNGMLLHIHRAMHAVLDRNPHHGIHFRVLTKILRLSGGDHLHSGTVVGKLEGDREATLGWIDIMRDSFIKEDRSRGIFFDQDWGSMPGVIPVASGGIHVWHMPALVNIFGDDSVLQFGGGTLGHPWGNAAGAAANRVAVEACVEARNMGRELEKEGKDILTNAAKSSPELKIAMETWKEIKFEFDTVDKLDVAHK, from the coding sequence ATGGCAAAGAATTACAGCGCAGGTGTTAAAGAATACCGCGAAACTTACTGGATGCCGGACTACACCCCGAAAGACACCGACATCCTTGCTTGCTTCAAAATCACTCCTCAAGCGGGCGTACCGCGTGAAGAAGTAGCAGCAGCGGTTGCGGCAGAATCTTCCACAGGTACATGGACAACGGTTTGGACTGACCTGTTAACCGATCTGGACTACTACAAAGGGCGTGCTTACGCGATTGAAGACGTACCCGGCGATGACACCTGCTTCTACGCTTTCGTGGCATACCCGATCGACCTGTTTGAAGAAGGTTCAGTCGTAAACGTACTGACTTCATTGGTCGGTAACGTGTTTGGTTTCAAAGCGTTACGTGCACTGCGTTTGGAAGACATCCGCTTCCCTATCGCTTACGTCATGACGTGTAACGGCCCGCCACAGGGTATCCAAGTCGAACGCGACATCATGAACAAATACGGTCGTCCACTGTTGGGTTGCACCATCAAGCCAAAGCTGGGTCTGTCTGCGAAAAACTACGGTCGGGCGTGCTACGAAGGTCTGCGCGGCGGTTTGGACTTCACCAAAGACGACGAAAACGTTAACAGCCAGCCGTTCATGCGCTGGAGACACCGTTTCGACTTCGTAATGGAAGCGATCCACAAAGCGGAAGCGGAAACCGGCGAGCGCAAAGGTCACTACCTGAACGTTACCGCGCCTACCTCTGATGAAATGATGCGCCGTGCGGAATACGCCAAAGAAATCGGTGCGCCGATCATCATGCACGACTACCTGACCGGCGGTCTGTCAGCGAACACCCAATTGGCGCAATGGTGCCAAAACAACGGGATGTTGTTGCACATCCACCGTGCGATGCACGCGGTACTCGACCGCAACCCGCACCACGGTATCCACTTCCGCGTACTGACCAAGATTTTGCGTCTGTCCGGCGGCGACCACCTGCACTCCGGTACAGTTGTGGGTAAATTGGAAGGCGACCGCGAAGCCACCTTGGGCTGGATCGACATCATGCGCGATTCCTTCATCAAAGAAGACCGTTCACGCGGTATTTTCTTCGACCAAGATTGGGGTTCAATGCCGGGCGTTATCCCTGTCGCATCCGGTGGTATCCACGTCTGGCACATGCCTGCGCTGGTTAACATCTTCGGTGATGACTCCGTATTGCAATTCGGCGGCGGCACACTGGGGCACCCGTGGGGCAATGCAGCAGGTGCAGCGGCTAACCGTGTCGCGGTTGAGGCTTGCGTTGAAGCGCGTAACATGGGTCGTGAACTGGAAAAAGAAGGTAAG
- a CDS encoding LysR family transcriptional regulator has protein sequence MPYSLSQIRIFEAVAQYESYTRAAEKLFMTQPAVSMQIKQLEEDSGLALFERQGKKMCLTPIGKEVQHYASRVLQAHNDMLGVMKELKGTKGGHLVVSVATTANYFVTQLLAEFSQQHEGINITLDVTNRHTLLDQLENHEPDMVIMGEPPKGHGLQSERLMENPLVVIAAPTHPLVSIGRPLLLSDVLAERFIVREKGSGTRSAIERHLHKYNASCKNSLEMRSNETIKHAVEAGLGLGIVSMHTIQPELDSGRLVILQVENFPIHRHWHVVMRKGKRLSPIAREFKQFVMAEAPRFVRNA, from the coding sequence ATGCCATACTCATTAAGCCAAATCCGCATTTTTGAAGCGGTGGCACAATACGAAAGTTACACCCGTGCGGCGGAAAAGCTGTTCATGACGCAACCGGCTGTTTCCATGCAAATCAAGCAGTTGGAGGAGGATAGCGGGCTGGCATTGTTTGAACGTCAAGGCAAAAAAATGTGCTTAACCCCAATTGGTAAGGAAGTGCAGCATTACGCCAGCCGCGTATTACAGGCTCACAACGACATGCTGGGGGTGATGAAAGAGCTTAAAGGCACGAAAGGCGGGCATTTGGTTGTCTCGGTGGCAACCACGGCTAATTATTTCGTCACGCAATTGCTGGCAGAGTTTTCACAACAACACGAAGGCATCAATATCACGCTGGACGTGACCAACCGCCACACCTTGCTGGATCAGTTGGAAAATCACGAGCCGGACATGGTGATCATGGGTGAACCGCCGAAAGGCCATGGTTTGCAATCCGAACGTTTGATGGAAAATCCGCTGGTGGTGATTGCCGCGCCGACGCATCCGCTGGTAAGCATTGGTCGCCCGCTGTTGCTGAGTGATGTGTTGGCGGAACGCTTTATTGTGCGAGAAAAAGGGTCGGGGACACGCAGCGCGATCGAACGGCATTTGCATAAATACAATGCCAGTTGCAAAAATTCGTTGGAAATGCGCAGCAATGAAACCATCAAACACGCGGTAGAGGCGGGCTTGGGGCTGGGGATTGTGTCAATGCACACGATTCAGCCGGAACTGGATAGCGGGCGGTTGGTGATTTTGCAGGTGGAAAATTTCCCGATTCATCGCCATTGGCATGTCGTAATGCGCAAAGGTAAACGGCTGTCGCCGATTGCGCGCGAGTTTAAGCAGTTTGTGATGGCGGAAGCCCCGCGTTTTGTACGGAATGCGTAG
- the gyrA gene encoding DNA gyrase subunit A translates to MATFAKEIIPVNLEDEMRQSYLDYAMSVIVGRALPDVRDGLKPVHRRVLFAMSELGNEWNKPYKKSARIVGDVIGKYHPHGDTAVYDTMVRMAQPFSLRYMLVDGQGNFGSVDGDSPAAMRYTEVRMSKIAHELQMDIDKETVDFVPNYDGNEKEPSVFPTRLPNLLINGSSGIAVGMATNIPPHNLTETVNACLALLADPDMDISDLMEYLPGPDFPTAGIINGARGIRDAYHTGKGRIYVRARANVEVDERTHRETIIVTELPYQVNKARLLEKIADLVKEKKLEGISELRDESDKDGMRMVIELKRGESGDVIINNLYKQTQMQSVFGINMVALIDGQPRLLNLKDILAAFLRHRREIVTRRTIFEVRKARERAHILEGLAVALSNIDDIITLIKSAPSPADAKLGLVARAWNAGIVSDMLSRSGADTCRPDDLPEQYGLRSDGYWLSEVQAQAILDLRLHRLTGLEKDKIIAEYRELLEKIADLLEILGNPDRLLQVIRDELLLVRDTYGDARRTEINVVGEDLCMEDLIADEEVMVTFSHAGYAKAQTLDTYRAQKRGGRGKAATAMKDEDFIEKLFVASMHDTLLCFSSRGRMYWLKVYQLPMGGRGARGKPMVNLLPLEEGERINAVLPIREYAEDKYIFMATSEGTVKKTPLTDFSRPRTAGIIAVDLRDGDQLVDVAVTNGDSEVMLFSTSGKAIRFHESDVRAMGRTAAGVRGIRMDEGQEVNALIILGEGELLIATENGYGKRTRAEEFSQQGRGGQGVIAIQTSDRNGNAVGAVQVREDCQIMLITDGGTLVRTPVADVSIVGRNTQGVTLIRLNDEEKLVQIAPILTDVTDENADVIEDDADVGGSE, encoded by the coding sequence ATGGCCACATTTGCCAAGGAAATTATCCCGGTTAATCTCGAAGATGAAATGCGCCAGTCCTATTTGGACTACGCAATGAGTGTCATTGTTGGACGTGCGTTACCGGATGTGCGCGACGGTTTGAAGCCCGTCCACCGCCGCGTGTTGTTTGCGATGAGCGAACTCGGCAACGAATGGAACAAGCCCTACAAAAAATCCGCGCGTATCGTCGGTGACGTGATCGGTAAATACCACCCGCACGGTGATACCGCCGTGTACGACACAATGGTGCGGATGGCGCAACCGTTCTCGCTGCGCTACATGCTCGTGGATGGTCAAGGGAACTTTGGTTCTGTGGATGGCGATTCGCCTGCGGCGATGCGTTACACCGAAGTGCGCATGTCCAAAATTGCCCACGAATTGCAGATGGACATCGACAAAGAAACCGTCGATTTTGTCCCCAACTATGACGGCAACGAGAAAGAACCCAGCGTGTTTCCCACGCGCTTGCCCAACTTGCTGATCAACGGTTCATCCGGTATCGCGGTCGGGATGGCGACGAATATTCCCCCGCACAATCTCACCGAAACCGTGAATGCGTGCCTCGCGTTGCTGGCTGATCCCGATATGGACATCAGCGATTTGATGGAATACCTGCCGGGGCCTGATTTCCCCACCGCCGGTATTATCAATGGCGCACGCGGTATCCGCGACGCTTACCACACCGGCAAAGGGCGCATTTACGTCCGCGCCCGTGCCAATGTTGAAGTCGATGAACGCACGCACCGTGAAACCATCATCGTCACCGAGTTGCCGTATCAGGTGAACAAGGCGCGTTTGCTGGAAAAAATTGCCGATCTGGTCAAAGAGAAAAAGCTCGAAGGCATTTCCGAATTGCGCGACGAATCCGACAAAGACGGGATGCGCATGGTGATTGAACTCAAGCGCGGCGAATCCGGCGATGTGATCATCAATAACCTCTACAAGCAAACCCAGATGCAGAGCGTATTCGGCATCAATATGGTAGCGTTGATCGACGGTCAACCGCGTTTGCTGAACTTAAAAGACATACTGGCAGCCTTCCTGCGTCACCGCCGCGAAATCGTCACGCGCCGCACCATTTTTGAAGTACGCAAAGCCCGCGAACGCGCCCACATCCTCGAAGGTTTAGCGGTTGCGCTCTCCAATATCGACGACATTATTACCCTGATCAAATCCGCGCCTAGCCCTGCCGATGCCAAACTCGGTTTGGTGGCACGCGCTTGGAATGCAGGCATTGTCAGCGATATGTTGAGCCGTTCCGGTGCGGATACCTGCCGCCCAGACGATTTGCCTGAGCAATACGGTTTGCGCTCTGACGGTTATTGGCTCTCCGAAGTACAAGCCCAAGCAATTTTGGATTTGCGCTTGCACCGTCTGACAGGTTTGGAAAAAGACAAGATCATTGCCGAATACCGCGAATTGCTGGAAAAGATTGCCGATTTGCTGGAAATCCTCGGCAATCCTGACCGTTTGCTGCAAGTGATTCGTGATGAATTACTGTTGGTGCGCGATACCTACGGCGATGCGCGTCGTACCGAAATCAACGTGGTCGGCGAAGACCTGTGCATGGAAGACCTGATTGCTGACGAAGAAGTCATGGTCACGTTCTCGCACGCGGGTTACGCCAAAGCGCAAACGCTGGACACTTACCGTGCGCAAAAACGCGGCGGGCGCGGCAAAGCGGCGACAGCGATGAAAGACGAAGATTTCATCGAAAAGCTCTTCGTTGCCAGTATGCACGACACCTTGCTGTGCTTCTCCAGCCGTGGGCGCATGTATTGGCTGAAAGTTTACCAATTACCAATGGGCGGACGCGGCGCACGTGGCAAGCCAATGGTTAATTTGCTGCCGCTGGAAGAGGGCGAACGCATCAATGCAGTGCTGCCAATCCGCGAATACGCTGAAGACAAATACATCTTCATGGCAACCTCCGAAGGTACAGTTAAGAAAACGCCGTTGACTGATTTCTCGCGTCCACGCACGGCGGGCATTATCGCGGTGGACTTGCGCGACGGCGACCAATTGGTCGACGTGGCTGTGACCAACGGCGATAGCGAAGTCATGCTGTTCAGCACCTCCGGCAAAGCGATTCGTTTCCACGAATCCGATGTGAGGGCAATGGGACGGACGGCGGCAGGCGTGCGCGGTATCCGCATGGACGAGGGGCAGGAAGTCAACGCGCTGATCATTTTGGGCGAAGGCGAACTGCTGATTGCGACCGAAAACGGTTACGGCAAGCGCACCCGTGCAGAAGAATTCTCGCAGCAAGGGCGCGGCGGGCAAGGCGTGATTGCGATTCAAACCTCTGACCGCAACGGTAATGCGGTCGGTGCGGTGCAAGTGCGCGAAGATTGCCAGATTATGCTCATCACCGACGGCGGCACATTGGTGCGCACCCCAGTCGCTGACGTTTCCATCGTCGGGCGCAATACGCAGGGTGTGACCTTGATTCGCCTCAATGATGAGGAAAAGTTGGTGCAAATTGCGCCGATTTTGACCGATGTTACTGATGAAAATGCTGATGTCATTGAAGATGATGCTGATGTAGGTGGATCTGAATAA
- a CDS encoding DUF262 domain-containing protein, which produces MSDVLSLHEIANWQLAPEMGEVRAALPALQRGFVWKVRQVEELWDSIIRRFPIGAFLLSPFDEKQGKQRFKYEQKHEQVDAVTFTPTHHLLDGQQRSTAIALGFMDVWSESSDSGSALWVDIGEAPKKRDVEFIFRVLTRSHPWGYSRDDSSKILTTQYRREALEAYQQATPAYKDARVAQIPLSVVWPWDAIAPIPFAFVIAAVRESSSVEQAREYLEKQLRSLNFFVSSDKYKELVQAFDGSNQCLSNRLDTLLIRVWHVFQEKNYQIPILTLSLDEFSSKATLNLASQDKANEPAPDAVETLFVRINSSGTRLEGEELMYSLLKASWSEAPNFIDKLQHKLALPSRIAILCAGLVLARETDQTKLPPFISNVSDFRRFMHDEKYFSKMQAFIANDAVKIFEYAHSYLTGHNFALPAVLAAELAQRSPDVFFLLLRWIDRMQQEKLDMQLKTDDHKKMLGFLTAISWFAKDKTQVVSHLWPKLQEAKASDRGGIKSFFSKRNFKSAFELTNSGDYRLLPLIPPDVLRGAFENRILSGVRNYPGIKEKDSIIWTKEWNWDRWLSNTMPIPLKNWYADSYNESWKRSVNTQKELSGWYLEAWQVFINSLWDNKSILLYSQRVSLNQWFPDFDPSLPDSMEDTNRPWDYDHIHPHSYLKNHKKIPQLIKDWHGSIGNFRAWPLELNRSDGDSAPSSKLQRHEDRESSVINDEMWPFWEKSTPLEDFPHSYLADPDCHKQRAALVEAIIRRFVALYEEWYKTLKIGELTR; this is translated from the coding sequence ATGTCGGATGTTCTTTCTCTCCACGAAATTGCAAACTGGCAACTTGCCCCTGAAATGGGTGAAGTAAGAGCAGCGTTGCCTGCATTGCAGAGAGGATTTGTATGGAAGGTGCGACAAGTTGAAGAGTTATGGGATTCCATCATTCGGCGGTTTCCCATCGGTGCATTTTTATTGTCACCTTTCGATGAAAAACAAGGAAAGCAGCGTTTTAAGTATGAGCAAAAGCATGAACAAGTTGATGCTGTAACATTCACGCCTACTCATCATTTGCTGGATGGGCAACAACGCTCTACGGCAATTGCGCTTGGCTTTATGGATGTTTGGTCTGAGAGCAGTGATAGCGGAAGTGCTTTGTGGGTGGATATTGGTGAAGCACCTAAAAAGCGAGATGTTGAGTTTATTTTTCGTGTTTTAACTCGTTCCCATCCTTGGGGGTATAGTCGTGACGATTCCTCGAAAATTCTAACGACTCAGTATAGAAGAGAGGCTTTAGAAGCTTACCAACAAGCAACGCCCGCGTATAAAGATGCTCGAGTTGCTCAGATACCTTTATCTGTTGTTTGGCCTTGGGATGCTATTGCTCCGATTCCTTTTGCTTTTGTTATTGCTGCTGTTCGTGAAAGTTCAAGTGTGGAGCAAGCTAGGGAGTATTTAGAAAAGCAATTGAGATCGTTAAATTTCTTTGTATCATCGGATAAGTATAAAGAATTAGTGCAGGCGTTTGATGGAAGTAATCAATGCTTATCCAATAGACTTGATACTTTATTAATTAGGGTTTGGCATGTTTTTCAAGAGAAAAACTATCAAATCCCTATTCTGACGTTATCATTAGACGAGTTTTCATCAAAAGCTACTCTTAATCTTGCATCACAAGATAAGGCGAATGAGCCTGCGCCCGATGCTGTTGAGACATTATTTGTTAGAATTAATAGCAGCGGTACTCGCCTAGAGGGTGAGGAACTCATGTACTCACTTCTTAAGGCAAGCTGGTCAGAAGCTCCTAATTTTATTGATAAATTACAACATAAATTAGCGTTGCCATCCCGTATTGCTATTTTATGCGCTGGATTAGTATTAGCTCGTGAAACTGATCAAACGAAACTTCCTCCTTTTATTAGTAATGTTTCAGACTTCCGGCGTTTCATGCATGATGAGAAATATTTTTCGAAAATGCAGGCATTTATTGCGAATGATGCAGTAAAGATATTTGAATATGCTCACTCGTATCTAACAGGACATAATTTTGCGCTACCAGCGGTATTGGCTGCTGAACTTGCACAACGATCACCAGATGTATTTTTTCTGCTGCTTCGCTGGATTGATCGTATGCAGCAAGAAAAATTAGATATGCAGTTGAAAACTGATGATCATAAGAAAATGTTAGGGTTTCTAACAGCAATTTCATGGTTTGCAAAAGATAAAACACAAGTGGTTAGTCATTTGTGGCCTAAGTTGCAAGAAGCAAAAGCAAGTGACAGAGGCGGAATAAAATCGTTCTTCTCGAAAAGAAATTTCAAATCTGCATTTGAGCTTACAAATTCTGGTGACTATAGATTATTACCATTAATACCACCAGATGTATTAAGAGGTGCTTTTGAAAACAGGATTTTGTCTGGTGTACGCAACTATCCTGGAATCAAAGAAAAAGATAGCATCATATGGACTAAGGAGTGGAATTGGGATCGTTGGCTTTCAAACACAATGCCAATTCCTTTGAAAAATTGGTATGCAGATTCGTATAATGAAAGTTGGAAGCGCAGCGTAAATACCCAAAAAGAATTGTCGGGATGGTATTTAGAAGCATGGCAAGTATTTATTAATTCGTTATGGGATAATAAGTCAATTTTGCTATATTCTCAGCGAGTATCATTGAATCAATGGTTTCCTGATTTTGATCCTTCTCTGCCGGATAGCATGGAAGATACAAACCGTCCTTGGGATTATGATCACATCCATCCACACAGTTATCTAAAAAATCACAAGAAAATTCCACAACTGATTAAAGATTGGCATGGTTCTATTGGAAATTTTCGGGCGTGGCCTTTAGAGCTGAATCGATCTGATGGTGATTCAGCTCCGTCATCTAAGTTACAAAGGCACGAAGACAGAGAATCATCAGTTATCAATGATGAGATGTGGCCTTTCTGGGAAAAGTCTACTCCATTAGAGGATTTCCCTCATAGCTATCTTGCTGATCCTGATTGCCATAAGCAACGAGCAGCGTTAGTAGAAGCAATCATAAGACGTTTTGTTGCGCTATACGAAGAGTGGTACAAAACGCTGAAGATTGGAGAGTTAACTCGATAA
- the tumA gene encoding antitoxin TumA, whose amino-acid sequence MRKQRIVYTSPLDALVAISKRLSLYEAQQHMDSETFADRYRKGNVSDDAVFVEWSNDYKHYLALHQQLAGLLRAAA is encoded by the coding sequence ATGCGCAAACAACGTATCGTTTACACTTCGCCGCTGGATGCACTAGTGGCAATCAGCAAGCGGTTGAGTTTGTATGAAGCCCAACAGCACATGGATTCGGAGACATTCGCTGATCGTTATCGTAAAGGAAACGTGTCAGATGATGCCGTTTTTGTTGAATGGTCAAACGACTATAAACATTACCTTGCATTGCACCAACAATTAGCGGGGTTGCTACGTGCGGCTGCATGA
- the tumE gene encoding toxin TumE, with amino-acid sequence MRLHELLEAYLNKVEAAVAALPAYAETYIEEVLTAERANLAFRLRFSNGFLLEVSAAMVVEADGLKTLGYRYHCQDASNIMLIRYDDTPHFRNLSTFPHHKHIKDAVIAHNEPDLLAVLQEVSELEPN; translated from the coding sequence GTGCGGCTGCATGAGTTACTCGAAGCATACCTAAATAAGGTAGAAGCGGCGGTTGCGGCATTGCCAGCGTATGCAGAAACTTATATAGAAGAAGTTTTGACCGCAGAGCGGGCGAATTTGGCGTTTCGTTTGCGTTTTAGTAATGGTTTTTTACTGGAAGTAAGTGCTGCTATGGTGGTGGAAGCAGACGGTCTTAAGACGCTAGGCTATCGTTATCATTGTCAGGATGCATCCAATATCATGCTGATCCGTTATGATGACACGCCACATTTTCGGAATTTATCAACATTTCCGCATCATAAACATATCAAAGATGCCGTTATTGCTCATAATGAACCTGATTTACTTGCTGTTTTACAAGAAGTTTCAGAACTTGAGCCTAACTAG
- the serC gene encoding 3-phosphoserine/phosphohydroxythreonine transaminase: MSRVFNFSAGPAVLPEAVLAQAQAEMLDWNGCGMSVLEMSHREQHFASIAAQAEADLRELLGIPSNYKVLFLQGGAYSQFSMIPMNLLRGKTRMDYVDTGDWSSKAIDEARRYGDVNVVASSSAGNYTSIPDQASWQCDPNAAYLHYTPNETIRGVEFGFVPDAGDVPLVADFSSTILSRPIDVSRFGLIYAGAQKNIGPAGLTIVIVREDLLGQTVPCTPVMFDYKVQADNGSMYNTPPTYAWYLAGLVFKWLKAQGGLSAMAAINERKANKLYAVIDASDFYHCPVDLTCRSWMNIPFTLAKPALDKAFAAEAEQAGLVSLKGHRSVGGMRASLYNAMPEAGVDALIHFMQDFAQRNG, translated from the coding sequence ATGAGTAGAGTATTCAATTTCAGCGCAGGCCCTGCGGTATTGCCCGAAGCGGTTTTGGCGCAAGCGCAAGCGGAGATGTTGGACTGGAACGGCTGCGGCATGTCGGTGCTGGAAATGAGCCACCGCGAACAGCATTTCGCGTCGATTGCCGCGCAAGCCGAGGCGGATTTACGCGAATTGCTGGGCATTCCGAGCAATTACAAAGTGTTGTTTTTGCAGGGTGGGGCGTACAGCCAATTTTCGATGATTCCGATGAATTTATTGCGTGGTAAGACGCGCATGGATTACGTCGACACGGGCGACTGGTCGTCGAAAGCGATTGATGAAGCGCGGCGTTACGGCGACGTGAACGTGGTGGCATCGAGCAGCGCAGGCAATTACACCAGCATTCCTGATCAGGCAAGCTGGCAATGTGATCCGAACGCGGCGTATTTGCACTACACGCCGAATGAAACCATTCGCGGTGTTGAATTTGGTTTTGTGCCGGACGCGGGTGATGTGCCGTTAGTGGCGGATTTCTCGTCCACGATTTTGTCGCGTCCGATTGATGTCAGTCGTTTTGGGCTGATTTACGCGGGGGCGCAAAAGAACATCGGGCCTGCGGGTTTGACCATCGTGATTGTGCGTGAGGATTTACTGGGGCAAACCGTGCCGTGTACGCCAGTCATGTTTGATTACAAAGTGCAGGCGGATAATGGTTCGATGTATAATACGCCGCCAACTTACGCATGGTATTTGGCAGGTTTGGTGTTTAAGTGGTTGAAAGCGCAAGGTGGCTTGTCAGCAATGGCGGCGATCAATGAGCGCAAGGCCAACAAGTTGTATGCGGTAATTGACGCTTCAGATTTTTATCACTGCCCTGTTGACCTGACGTGCCGTTCATGGATGAATATACCGTTTACGCTGGCAAAGCCCGCCTTGGATAAGGCATTTGCTGCTGAAGCCGAACAAGCCGGATTGGTTTCCCTGAAAGGACACCGTTCGGTAGGTGGGATGCGTGCCAGCCTCTACAACGCCATGCCGGAAGCCGGTGTGGATGCTTTGATTCACTTCATGCAGGACTTCGCGCAACGCAATGGCTGA